The genomic interval AGGAAGGACATATTATCAAAAATCCGCATGCCCCAAAGCGTCCTTCCTTCTAAAAGCATCTCTTTCACCAATTCACTTTCTAATTTCCCTTTTCTTTCATTAAATCCCCACATATCAATGGAACCAACAGCAAAACCTAAATCCGTTATTGCCTCAACAAAGGGAGGGGATTGTAAGTAGCTGCTGCTTTCTAGCAATTCCTCTTTTCCCTGATCAAAGTTCCCTCCATGAGAGTGGTTAAAGATAACGGTCGCTAGTGGCTCTGTCTGATTGATAGGCTTGGCAAAATAGGCAGGGACAGACTCTTCCTCATTTAGCTGCAGAATAAGACTTTCCAATATATAGTTCTTTCTTTTTTCCGTCTTAATTAATTGAGCTGTAATTTTTTTTGACTTTGGGTATTCACCTAATAGTTCTATTAGCTTTTGACGTATCTCCCTCACTTTACGCCTTCACTTCCTTAATAAGCGCTTCTTCCTTCTTTGTATTTTTTGATTTACAATAGATTACCTCTATATCCTCACAATTTTCCAGATAAAAAGCTGGCCCATCATGATTTTCAATCGTAATCCGATTAAATAGTACATCTTTTGCAAAGCCAACATAGAAGCCGCGATTATTCATATCCTCTATTCCAGCCATCATTGCTGGTTTTCCAGGTATCGCATTCTCTGCCAGGGAGATATCAATATGATTAAAGGTAAGCTCTGAGACATATTGCTCAACAAGACCATAGATAAATCCAGCTGAGGCATGAACATTCCGAGCCGTAATATTAGCAAAATGGATACGTCTAAACATTGGTGTATCAACTGTTACAGGGTACGGATTTTTATCCCAAACATATTTGTCCTTCCCCTTTGGTCCACAGAAGTAATAAAGGTTTAAAATGAATGGGCAAATAACTCCTTCCATCACAATATTATCTACACGAATATCTTCTATCACACCGCCGCGCCCTCTTCTCGATTTCAACCGAATACCTCGGTCTGTATCCTGAAATACGCAATTATTAATCGTTACATTCCGGATATCGCCACTCATTTCACTTCCAAGCACAACTCCCCCATGTCCATGAACCATTGTACAATTTGTAATCGTAATATTTTCACAGGCTACTCGCTCGACAGTATCTTCGGTTCCTGCTTTAATGGCAATACAATCATCCCCGACATCGATATGACAATTGCTGATTCTCACATTGGAACACGATTCTGGGTCAATTCCATCTGTATTGGGGAGTCTTTTGGATTCATAATGGTAAGATTATCTATTGTTATGTTTTGAGAACAAATCGGATTAACTGTCCAGCTCGGAGAATTAATTAAGGTTATATCTTTAATCGTAATATTTTCACATCCATCTAAACTAATTAGCTTCGGTCTAGGATAAGCAAGCTTCTCGCGTTCTTTACGGAAAAGATGCCACCATTTTTCCCCATTACCATTGATTGTTCCGAACCCTGTAATGGAAAGGTTGCGACTGTTCTCCGCGTATAAACAAGAAGCATAGACCTCTCTAGCTACTCCCTCCCACCTAGATGTGACAACGAAATAATCCTTTTGGTCATCTGAGAAGATTAATTCTGCTCCTGCTGTCAAATGGAGTTCCAAATTATCTTTTAATAATAGGGCTCCTGTCAGGAATTCGCCTGGCGGAATAATGACTTTTCCTCCGCCATTTTCATATGCTGTATCTATTGCTTTCTGAATAGAAGCTGTACATAGACTTCCGTCACTTTTCGCACCAAATTCGGTGATGATGTAATCATTCATTTTACAATCTCCTTATTTGTTTATTACTTCCTCCACTTCTACTAAAGCCTGCAAAAATGCGCCTAAACCCTTTTGGTCATTACAGATGACTGGTTCACTAATGTAATAAGTGTAAGTCCCATCTCGTTTGTCAGCTCCTCCAAGTCCTGCTACCTGACAGTTTTTATTTAAATTAACCCAGCCTTCTTTTGTCAGCAAAACAAATTCCTCTAATAGGCCTTGATAACCTTTCTTTAATGGCTCTATCCATTCTTCCTTATTAAGAAGTCCTAAACGAATTCCTTTTGCCATCGCACAAACGTACATACTGCTTGCAGATGCCTCTAAATAGTTTCCTTTTTCCCCTTGCTTATCAACGACCTGATACCATACATCGCTTTTCTCATCTTGATATTTCAATAAAGCCCTTAACGTGTCTGCTAATATTTTCTCTAAAAAAGAACGATCTGGTGTATCTTCCGGGATAATTTCTAATGTATCCACTAGCGCTACCACATACCAACCTATTGCTCTTCCCCAAAAATTCTCCGATAAACCAGTCTCTTTATTCGCCCACGGTTGCACCTTTTTTTCATCCCAAGCATGGTAAAGAAGCCCTGTCTTATCATCTACTAAATGATGATAGCTTACTTTAAATTGATGAAGGATATCATCAAGACCCTTTCCATCTTCGTATTCCATTTGATATTGTGCATAAAATGGTGCTCCCATGTATAATCCATCTGCCCAGATTTGGTATGGATAAATTTGTTTATGCCAAAAGACACCTTCAGAAGTTCTTGGGTGTTTTTCTAATTGAGACTTCAACAAATCAGCGGCTTTCCGATATTTATCTTCGCCTGTATCTTTAAATAGCTGAAATAATATTTTACCGTTATTTATATGGTCGATATTAAATTCGGATACCTCGTAGCCCTTTATTGATCCATCTTCTTGGATAAAATGGTCCATATTTCTCTTTATAAATTGAAAGTATTTTTCGTTTCCTGTTCGTTTCCAAAGGCTTTCAAATCCTCTAAGAACAACTCCATAATCATAGGACCATTTTTCGTTGTAGCCTTTATCTTCATATAAGCGCGGAAGTCTTTCCATGATGGAAAGAGCCGTTCTAGCTGACCAACTCATTTCTGCCATTTTTTTATTCCTCCATTTTATGTGGATTTTTTATTACTCTAGTTTTTTACTTACTCGCTAATATTTTTCAAGGTGAGCCTCTAGCCAAGATCTGCTTTCTTCTCACCTCATTTTTTAATATGTTTTATTTATTACAGCATTATTTCGTTTGCTCATATGCTGCTTTGTACTCTTCTTTAATCGTATTACCGCCAGAATCTTGCCATGTTTTAACTGCTTTTTTGAAACCATCTAAATCAATTTCCCCTAATATATACTGATAAGTAGCGTCTGTAATAAGCTTTTGCAATTCCGATCCCTGCGATGTATTCGTAGGTGATTCTAATGAATATGCAGGATTCAATACTGCATAGTTCTCATTTTCTGCGATCATCTCATCAGCCAAGGCTTTTATAGGATTGGGATCCTTTAACCCATACCCTGATTCCTTTGGTCTGGATGCTGCGAATGGCTGAACTTCCTGTGTCCATAAGTCTTGATTAATAATTTCATAGGCTCCATCATCTGTTAGCTTATAATGTACATCCTCAATTCCATAGGTCATCAAGGTGTATATTTCAGGATCCAATAAATCATTAACAAACTTGAGAACTCGCTTTAATTCCGCTTCGTCTTTTACTTCTGAACGAGGGAATGCTAATAATCCGCCAATTCCATTGTTTGCAGCCCAGATAGCACGCTCTGGATTAGAATCAGAAACCATATCATTTACTAATGCCAATTCCATATTATCTTGAATACCAGTTGCCATTGTTTGCAGGTTTTTCGCGTCAAAAAGTGCGCCAATATAAATTCCTGCTTTTCCTTGTGCAAAGCTTTGCTGTTGATCTGTTTTTGCTGTAACTGCAAAGTCTTTGTTTATCCAGTCATTATCATAAAGCTCTTTCATATAGTCCATTGTTTCGATATAGCCTTCTGTTTCAAATTCAGGAATAAAGTTTCCGCTATCATCACGATCCCAAATATTCGGTGTTCCATAGTAAGAGCTCAATGTTTTAAATGCACCGTATATTAAATCGCTTCGATCAGCAAACCCCGTTGTATCATTTTTCCCATTACCATCTGGATCATCTTCTGTAAACGCTTTCGAAATTTCCATTAATTCTTCTACTGTTTTCGGCAATTCCAAACCTAAGTTATCAAGCCAATCTTTACGTAAAACAACACCATTTCGCGCTAAATCCTTCTGAAATGGAACTCCATAAAGTTTCCCTTCAATAGATGCAGAAACACGTACATCTTCTGAAATTGCTTTCAGATTTGGAAATTCATCTAAGTAGTCTTCTACATTCCAAAACATTCCTGATTTTAACGCATTACGCACGGAAGAGTTTTCCATAATAGTTAGTGTAACAATGTCAGCCAATGAGTCAGAAGCTAAAGCTGTATTAATTCTTTCTTCCTTAGAAGCATCAGGAATCCAAGAAAATTTAATTTCCGTATTTGTTTTTTCTTCAATTTTATCTAATACAGTATCTGTTGGTGGAGAGGCTGTGTGTAAAATATTTAACCAAGTAATTTCCGCTTTACTATTTTCATCATATGTTCCAGATGATTGCTCCTTTTCCCCACTGCATCCCGCCAATAATAGCATACCTGCAAAACTAACGCTGGCTAACTTTGATAGTTTTTTCATTTATACGCTCCTTTGTAATTTGATATAAAGTTGTATCTTCTACTACTTCTGTATTTTGTAATTCCATTCTCGTAAACACTTGATTTGCAGTCCAAGTAATCACATAAAATAGGAAACTAACACCAAAGAAAGTGAGAATTCCAGGGAAAAATGTAATCGCGGTCCAATAAGTAGCACCAATTACTACAAACAACAACAAAGAATACTGTAAGTAAGAGAAACCAAAGATAAAGGACATTTTCATTCGAAAGAATATTCCCTTCCAATTATAATGAGCCATTAGTGGAAAGATATAAACGGCTGAAAGAAAGTAAAGAAGGGAAATAATCACAAAGAATACTTTCAAATACCAATTTGACACATATAGTAAGTCAATCACTAATACACAACCGATTAGTGCATAGATCCAGCTTATAACCACGGATTCCTTAAAGGACTCTTTATAGTACTTCCAATAAGAAGAAAAAATAGGGATACTAGTATTTCCTCTTATCCACTGTCGCATAATGCTTACTAGAGCATAGGTTGAGGGACCAGCACCAAATATTCCTAGACCAAATATAGTAAAGAGCCACCAGAGGAAATTGATATATACCAGTTTTAATATCGTCGTAAAAATCTGATTTACTTTTTCCACTGATTTTAACATCGTATCCCTCCCTTTCTAAATCCTAATAAACGCCATCCTCTCCAAACTTTTTGGCCAATTTATTCGCCAGCATAACTAACACTAAGCCGACTATTCCCTTAAATAAACCAACAGCTGTACTAAAGCTTAGCTGCCCATTCTTTAAACCTGCCGTATAAATATACGTATCAAATATTTCTGCAACACTTCTATTTAATGAATTTAATAATAGATACATATGTTCAAATCCTAAATCTAAAGTACTGCCGATTTTTAAAATAAGCAAAGTAATAATTACCGGACGGATTGCCGGTAGTGTTACATGCCATGTTTTTCTTAATCTACCTGCCCCATCCATTTCAGCTGCTTCATATAATTGCGTGTCAACAGCGGTAATGGCAGCAATATAAATGATAGTTGACCAGCCAAGTTCTTTCCATATTACTTGTGCAATATAAACCGTCCTCGTCCAATCAGGCGATGTTAAGAAACTAACTTTCTCCAATCCTATAACCGCCAACATTTCGTTAATTAAGCCTCCATCTACATTTAAAAAGACATATGTAATGGAAACGATAATTACCCAGGACATAAAGTGAGGAATATAAATTAATGTCTGTACGCTCGATTTAAAGTATTTGTTTTTTACTTCATTTAACATGAGCGCTAAAATGATTGGCATTGGAAAAAAAATAAAAATATTTAAGGCAAACAGGATTAATGTATTGCTTAAAAGCATAAAAAAGGTAGGTTCTGTGAATAAGCGGATAAAATGCTTCAATCCTACCCAAGGACTCCCCATAATTCCTAAAAAAGGCTGATAATCTTGAAAGGCAACGATCAATCCGCCCATTGGCAAATACTTAAAGAGTATAAAATAGAGAAAACCAGGGAAGATCATTAAATAAAGTATTTTGTTTTTTTTGACATCCGCCCAAGTCTTCTGTCTTCTAATCTTTTTTTGTTGTTTCGTATTTAACTCAGGAACTGGATGATCACTAGGCTTAATAATACTTTCCATTATTTACCCCCTTACTTTGTGTGTGTATTGAAATTCTTACCTTAAGCATATTGAAAAAGTGAAATTACGTATATAATCATTATTTGATAACGCTTACAAACTTACACTTCATCAGCCTTTTTCTCCTTTTAACCCAATGTAATGATAACTGGATAGGCAAAATGATTATCTATCTCTCTAATGCAATAGAGCACAAAAAAGTAAGCGTTTTCTATTTCTGAGATACTGATTATATACGAAATGAAACTCCAATGATAAGGTGATTTTATAGTTATATACTTTAACAGGTTTTAATAGAGCTTCTAGTAAAAGGAATGTTACTTAAGCAAGGAAAATATTTGGAACTACCAAGCTAGAAGCTCCTGCACAGGTTATTAAATAATAAGGAGGATCTTTATGGAGAAAACACAAAAAAATAGGAAAATCACAAAAGGAGGACGGGCTTTTTCTATTATTAACGGAACTATTTTGGTCATAATCGCCTTAATTTGTTTTCTACCCTTCGTCAATGTTATAGCTAGCTCTTTTGCTTCCACACAGGAAGTAGTAGCCCGAAGGTTTATTTTAATTCCGCGAACCTTTTCATTAGATGCCTATCGTTATATTCTTTCGACTCCGACCATCTTCAAATCATTAGCTGTATCTATTGGGGTGACTGGGATTGGCACACTAGTAAGTATGGTCTTAACATCCTTAATGGCTTATGGATTATCTCGTAAATATCTGAAAGGCAGAGGGTTTCTTAACTTTCTTGTTGTTTTCTCCATGCTATTTAGCGGTGGAATGATTCCTACATTCTTAGTAGTGAAGGCCCTTGGCTTAATTGATTCTTACTGGTCATTGATTTTACCTGTAGCAATTAATGCATTTAACTTAATCATTATGAGAAACTTTTTCCAAGCCTTGCCTGATAGTTTAGAAGAATCGGCTAAAATGGATGGTTGCACCGATTTAGGAGTGTTTTGGAAGATCATGCTGCCTTTAGCGTTGCCATCTATCGCAACTATTTCCTTATTCTACGCTGTTACTTATTGGAATACGTATATGACTGCTATTCTATATATTAACGACTCCACAAAGTGGCCTATTCAAGTTTTACTGCGTCAAATTGTTATTGTATCCAGTGGGATGCAAGCAGAGGGTTCGTCTGTTGATGTGATTCCGCCTGCTCAAACGATTAAGATGGCAGTAATTGTTATTGCGACAGTGCCAATGCTTATTGCTTACCCATTTGTTCAAAAGTATTTTGTGAAAGGAGCATTGGTTGGATCTGTGAAGGGATAATCTTCATGGAAAAAAGCGTGTAAGTTTACTCAAATAAACTTACACGCTTTTTTTTGTTAACTAACGTATTTTTTTCGATAGTCTCCTGGAGTCATTCCTACTTTTTTCTTGAAAAAGCGGATGAAGTTTTGAGAATTTCGATACTGTAATTTTTCGGCAATTTCTTTGATTGGCATATTGGTTTCTTGGAGCAACGATTTTGCTTTTTGTAGTCGAAATCCCATTAGATAATCAACAAAGTTTTCTCCATATTCTTTCTTAAAGACACTACTTAAGTAATTAGGATTATAGTGAAGGCGGTCAGCAATGATGTCTAGTGAAATCTCTTGATCATACTCTGTTTGAATAATTTGTACAATTTTATCGGACAAAGATCGAAATTCTCTATCTGTCTTATCCTGTGTGCTTCTAATGATCGGCGTAATAAGGTGTTCGATTAGCATTTGCTTGATGCGACCAGGATAAAATGCGTTAATCGCCTCATAGTATAGCGGCTTTATACTATCAAAAATTTTCGCCTCCGCTCCTAAAAGCTGGCCCAATTGAATGATTTCATTAATCAATCGAATAAGCGTTACCTCTAAGCTAACTGGGTTTTTATTAAGCCGGAAGATTTCATCAATTAATGCCTCTACGGTCTCCTTCACTTCCTCCTCATTACCTCGACGGATCGTATTTAATAGCTCATTTTGTAGTTCAACTGGATATTTAGAAATGGATGCATCATTTAGAAGGGGTGCGATGTCATCATAAAAAATAATTGATGCTGGACCAACGTTTACACGATAGTGTAACGCCTCCTTTGCTAAATCGACTGCTTTTTTACTATTAATTAAAGCTTTATAAACAGGACTTATCCCTATGCTGATAGTGATATTTAAGTATTCCTTTGCCGCTGACTGAATATCCTCAAAATACTTCATAATTCTTCGACTTGAGTCATAATCATTTTCATCGGTTATAAATATGGTTGCTTGCATCTCGTCATTTAATACAATTGGTATCAATCGTTCGGTATCAGGAACCATTTCCTCCACAATATTATTTAGCGCCAATAAGTATAAATCTTTATCTACGATTTTATGACTATCCATATTGTCTATTTGTATTAAACCTGTATAAAAATAATCCGTTTCTTTAAAGAAATAACCAAATTGCTTTAATCGATGCTTTGCTTCATTTGCTGTAATTCTATTTCTAAATAAACTTAAAACAAACAAAGTCTCGAGTTGGGGCTTTTGCATGGTTAGATTAGCCATTAATGTTTCGTTTTGTCCAATAATTTTATCAACGGAATCTGCAACAAGAGATAGCTCATTTTTCTTGCCACTTATATCATGTATAGCTAATTTCTCCTGAATTTTTTGGATAGGCCGTGAAAAAGAGTTGGCGAGTATATAAGAAATGATGCCGACTAATAGTATTAACAAGGTTGACACAATTAATAATCCAATTCTTGTATTATTAATCATGCTAGAGATTTCCTTCGGTTCAATTTGTACTAAATAAATCCAGCGATTATAGTCTGATTTAGCATACACATACTTTTTTCCATCTGCTTCTACTATTTTGACAGCTTCCCCATCTTCTGCTATTTTCTTATAGCTTTCAGAAGACAGTCTCCGTTCTTCTTTTCTGCTTGAATATAATAACTCATTCTTACTATTATAAATTTCTACTAAATTATCTTTTTCATTATCTACAATTTCATCCATGCTGCTTCTTGGTATACTGGAGATACCTAATGCAAACTTATCCCTTTGATAGATTGGCAAAGTCATAATCATCTCAATGCCAGTATCAGTCGGTCGCCAGAACAAGCTTTGATTAGCTTCATTAATATATTCTTCCTTGTATCTCTCTACTTCCTCTTCTTGCAATCCTTTTAAGGAACCATCAATAATCGCCCAATTTTGAGCAAGACTGATTATATTATGCTTGCTTCCTTCTATCCCCATCATTTCTATATAACTTAGTTCTTTTTTTATATCTCTGTATGTATCAAAATCTTTGCCAGATAACGGCTTTTTAAATATTGTCTCAAAATTGGAGGTTGAGCTATATGCCGTGTATCCATATTCAATGGTTCGTACCTTTTGCTCTAAATTATTAAGAATCTGTTTCGTGTAGTTCTGTTTGTCTTTAAGAAATTCCTCTTCTACGGAGTGATAGGTAGAATTATAGATAAATACACTAAAGCCAACTACAATACCAATCCCTAATAAGAAAAAGGGAAAAAACAATTTGTAAAACAACCTTAATTTCCTCAAATTCTCACACTCCTTGACAGATCTCTCTATATATTAGCACACAGTTTCTGAAAGCGTTATCAAATTTCTGTTCTATTTTCTCTTTCTTTACACTTAATAAAGAAAGGGAGCATAATCATATTCATATACAGGAAAAATGATTATTTTCTATTTTTAGGATAATAACATACCTATAATAGCATATATATCTTATCTTTTGCGAGAGCATTTTTTCACGTGTGCATCATCTGACCGATTGACAAATATATAAATCAATTATAAAATGTGAACGTTAACATAATTATCAGGAGGACCTATGGTTACCATAAAAGATATTGCGAAGCTTGCAGGTGTTTCTCACACCACGGTATCTAGAGCACTAAATGATAGTCCCCTAATTAAGCCAGACACCAAGCAGAAAATAAAAAAAATTGCAGAGGATTTACACTATGTACCAAACTTTAATGCTAAAAGTCTCGTAAACCAGAAATCTTATACGATTGGCGTTTTTTTCTCTAGTATTAGCCATGGAACAAGCTCTAGTTTTCTTGTTGACGTGATTAAGGGCGTTAATTCTGTTTTAGACGAAAACTATAGCATTGCTGTGAACGGCATTGATACTCTCGTACATTTCGATAAAATTATTCCGCAACGGTTTGATGGGATTATCGTTCTAAGTCAAAGTGATACAGACAATGCATTTATCTACTATATTCAGCAAGCTGGCATTCCGATGGTTGTATTGAATCGGAGGCTAGATGATCCTACTATTCCTAACGTTTCAGCAAACGATCGACAAGGGGCGGAGAAAGCAGTCGATGAGGCAATTAAGCTTGGTCATAATAGATTAGGATATATCAATGGAAAAAATTCATTCCGCTCTTCAACAGAACGAAAACAAGGCTTCCTCAATAGTTTACTTAAGGCTCATGTAGCAGTAAAACCTGACTATATGGTTGACGGCGACTATAGTATGGAAAGCGGGTTTGCAGAGATGAGTCAGTTACTAAGCCTTCCTGATCCGCCGAGTATCGTATTTTGCGCAAACGATGATATGGCAATTGGAGCATTAAAGGCTTGTTTTTCAAAAAATAAAAAAGTCCCTGATGACATTTCCATCATTGGATTTGACGATATTCCATTTGCCCAATATTCAACACCGGCCTTAACCACCATTCATAAACCCATCGATGAAATCAGTACTATTGGGATGCAAAAATTAATTGCTCTAATCAATGGTGAAGATTTAAAGGAAATCCAGGTTTTAGTAGACACACATTTAGTAAAAAGAGAATCACTTAGTTATCCATCAAAACAGTCATAACTGTTTTGATTTATCATAAAATGTTAACGTGTGCAAAAAGGAGGAAATAAAGTGGAGAAGCTGTCAAAACAACTACAAACAAATTTATCTTTTTTCCCTGAGAAAGTCATTCAATTTGGAACAGGAAATTTTTTAAGGGGCTTTCTAAATTGGCAATTGCAGCAAATGAATAAGCAACATCTCTTTCATGGTAGTGCCGTTATAGTGAAACCAACTCCCCATCCCTCAAAAGGCGCATGGGAAGAGCAAGATTATTTATATACCGTCATTCTTGAAGGCTTTTATCAAGGAGAAATCATTCATACTAGTGAAATTATTACAACCGTAAATCGATTAATTAATCCCTATGAACAATGGGAAGATTATTTACTCTTAGCAGAAAATGAGGAATTAGCATTCATCATTTCCAATACTACAGAAGCTGGAATCCAATTAGATGAAAAAGACACTTTAGCAGACGCGCCTCCTAATAGCTTTCCTGGTAAATTGACTGCTCTTTTATACAAGCGCTTCCAATTAAAAAAACCTGGATTTACGATTATTCCTTGTGAGTTAATTGATCGAAATGGAGAAAAACTAAAAGAAATTGTTTTACAGTATGCAGATCAATGGAATTTGGAGCCAGATTTTTGTCATTGGGTGCAAACAGAAAATACTTTTTGCTGCAGCTTAGTTGATCGTATTGTTCCTGGCTTTCCACATGACAAAGCAGAAATGCTTAACAAAGAGCATGGTTATATAGATGATCATATGGTTACTACAGAGCCTTACTTACTATGGGTTATTGAAGGACCTCAAGAATTAAAGGAGTCCCTTCCACTTGCAAAAGCAGGATTAAATGTAATTGTTACAGATGATATGACACCATATCGAGAAAGAAAGGTTCATTTATTAAACGGACCTCATACAGCAATGGTACCTCTTGGATTACTTGCTGGTCTTGAGACAGTGGAAGAAGTGATGAAGGATGAAGATTTCGCTGCCTTTGTTGACCAATTAATGCATAAAGAAATTGTTCCATTATTGCCTCTGCCTGCAAAATATTTACAAATTTATGCTAAGTCGATTATTGAACGATTCAAGAATCCTTTTATTCGCCATGAATTAACGTCTATTGCTTTAAATAGTATTTCTAAATATAAGGCAAGATTACTACCTCTTTTGATAAAACACCAACAATTATATAAACATTTACCACCTTATATAACAGCTTCCCTTGCTGCTTTACTTCTAACTTACAGAGGAAGCCAATATAAACCGAAAGATAATCAAGAAGTTCTCGATGCCTTTTCCAAAGCGTGGGAAAAGCCAGAAACCGCTATTTCTACTATCTTAAGTAACGAGCAGATTTGGGATACTGATTTAACAAAAGCCATTCCTGGCCTAGCAGAAGAAGTGAATACTTATATAAATAAACTTAGAAAATATGGAGCACGAGCTGTTTTACAAGAAATCGCTCAAGAGCAACAGCCTCCTTCTCTCTTAAAATTAAACGAGCGAGACAATGTGGCAGTGGCACTGCGCCCAATTGCAGCTTGCGAATCATTAAAAATTGATGGTCTCTCCATTACCGCACAACAAGATATACCACAAGGACACAAAATAGCCTTAACGGATATTCCTACAAAAGCTAATGTCATCAAATACGGTTATCCAATTGGCCATACACTTGTGGACATCACTCCAGGAGATTGGCTCCATACTCATAATGTAAAGACAAATTTAGATGGAGAACTAGAATACACGTACCAGCAAGATATCCATCAAGTCCACTATCCAAAAAAAGAGCTCACCTTCCAAGGATATAGACGCTCTAATGGCAAAGTAGGAATTCGCAATGACTTATATATTGTTCCTACAGTTGGGTGTGTAAACGGCACAGCAGAGTATATGCTAAAAGAATTTGAAGCCCTACATCCTGACTTAGGTACATTTGATAATATTACGATTTTAAAGCATCCATATGGCTGTTCTCAATTGGGAGAAGACCATGAAAACACACGCAGTATATTAATCGATGCAGTAAAGCACCCGAATGCTGGAGGCGTATTAGTTTTTGGTTTAGGATGTGAAAATAACATTGTTGCTGAATTTCGCGAGTTACTAGGAAACTATGATTCAACTAGAGTGAAATTCCTAGTAGCACAAGAGGTTGGTAATGAAATCGATGCAGGATTGGAACTATTGGAAGAAATATACGAAGCTGCAAAAAATGATCATCGAGAAGCTATTCCAATTAGCGA from Niallia sp. FSL W8-0635 carries:
- a CDS encoding LacI family DNA-binding transcriptional regulator: MVTIKDIAKLAGVSHTTVSRALNDSPLIKPDTKQKIKKIAEDLHYVPNFNAKSLVNQKSYTIGVFFSSISHGTSSSFLVDVIKGVNSVLDENYSIAVNGIDTLVHFDKIIPQRFDGIIVLSQSDTDNAFIYYIQQAGIPMVVLNRRLDDPTIPNVSANDRQGAEKAVDEAIKLGHNRLGYINGKNSFRSSTERKQGFLNSLLKAHVAVKPDYMVDGDYSMESGFAEMSQLLSLPDPPSIVFCANDDMAIGALKACFSKNKKVPDDISIIGFDDIPFAQYSTPALTTIHKPIDEISTIGMQKLIALINGEDLKEIQVLVDTHLVKRESLSYPSKQS
- a CDS encoding UxaA family hydrolase produces the protein MAQEQQPPSLLKLNERDNVAVALRPIAACESLKIDGLSITAQQDIPQGHKIALTDIPTKANVIKYGYPIGHTLVDITPGDWLHTHNVKTNLDGELEYTYQQDIHQVHYPKKELTFQGYRRSNGKVGIRNDLYIVPTVGCVNGTAEYMLKEFEALHPDLGTFDNITILKHPYGCSQLGEDHENTRSILIDAVKHPNAGGVLVFGLGCENNIVAEFRELLGNYDSTRVKFLVAQEVGNEIDAGLELLEEIYEAAKNDHREAIPISELNVGLKCGGSDGFSGITANPLLGAFSDFLIAQGGSTILTEVPEMFGAEQMLMARAENEKVFEDIVHLINDFKQYFHSYGEPVYENPSPGNKAGGITTLEDKSLGCTQKAGTAPVVDVLQYGEKISKKGLSLLQAPGNDLVASSALAAADCHLVLFTTGRGTPFGSFVPTVKVATNSTIYNHKKHWMDFNAGPLLEQPMNVILEAFIEKVIAVASGEKTRNEANGVREIAIFKTGVTL